From one Cyprinus carpio isolate SPL01 chromosome B3, ASM1834038v1, whole genome shotgun sequence genomic stretch:
- the LOC122136570 gene encoding nucleoside diphosphate kinase 3-like isoform X1, translating to MSHSDTPQRARASPRPLSPETLERQPAPWTAKMIILCLTIFANVFKTGWTGTNERTFIAVKPDGVQRRLVGEIIRRFERKGFKLVGMKLLQASEEQLRQHYRDLREKPFYSGLVKYMSSGPIVAMVWQGLDVVKTARKMLGETNPADSLPGTIRGDYCVEVGRNVIHGSDSVESAQREISLWFKHHELFCWEECSEHWIYA from the exons ATGTCACATAGCGACACTCCTCAGCGCGCGCGCGCGTCTCCTCGCCCTCTATCTCCAGAAACTCTTGAGAGACAGCCGGCGCCTTGGACTGCGAAGATGATCATACTTTGCTTAACGATATTTGCGAACGTTTTCAAGACTG GATGGACCGGCACAAACGAGCGCACGTTCATCGCAGTGAAGCCAGACGGAGTTCAGCGCAGGCTGGTCGGTGAAATCATCCGCCGCTTCGAGCGCAAGGGTTTCAAACTGGTCGGCATGAAGCTCCTGCAG GCATCAGAGGAGCAGCTCAGACAGCACTACAGGGACCTGAGGGAGAAGCCTTTCTACAGCGGCTTGGTCAAATACATGAGCTCTGGGCCCATTGTTGCAAT GGTATGGCAAGGACTGGATGTGGTGAAGACTGCCAGAAAGATGCTTGGAGAGACAAACCCAGCAGACTCTCTCCCAGGCACTATCAGAGGAGACTATTGTGTTGAAGTGGGCAG GAATGTGATTCATGGCAGTGATTCAGTTGAAAGTGCTCAGAGAGAGATTTCTCTGTGGTTCAAGCATCACGAGTTGTTCTGCTGGGAAGAGTGCAGTGAGCACTGGATCTATGCTTGA
- the LOC122136570 gene encoding nucleoside diphosphate kinase A-like isoform X2, producing MIMSSKRSLSDTKELADLAAKHARILESGWTGTNERTFIAVKPDGVQRRLVGEIIRRFERKGFKLVGMKLLQASEEQLRQHYRDLREKPFYSGLVKYMSSGPIVAMVWQGLDVVKTARKMLGETNPADSLPGTIRGDYCVEVGRNVIHGSDSVESAQREISLWFKHHELFCWEECSEHWIYA from the exons ATGATAATGAGCTCTAAAAGGTCGTTGTCTGACACTAAAGAGCTCGCGGATTTAGCCGCAAAACACGCCAGGATCCTGGAATCAG GATGGACCGGCACAAACGAGCGCACGTTCATCGCAGTGAAGCCAGACGGAGTTCAGCGCAGGCTGGTCGGTGAAATCATCCGCCGCTTCGAGCGCAAGGGTTTCAAACTGGTCGGCATGAAGCTCCTGCAG GCATCAGAGGAGCAGCTCAGACAGCACTACAGGGACCTGAGGGAGAAGCCTTTCTACAGCGGCTTGGTCAAATACATGAGCTCTGGGCCCATTGTTGCAAT GGTATGGCAAGGACTGGATGTGGTGAAGACTGCCAGAAAGATGCTTGGAGAGACAAACCCAGCAGACTCTCTCCCAGGCACTATCAGAGGAGACTATTGTGTTGAAGTGGGCAG GAATGTGATTCATGGCAGTGATTCAGTTGAAAGTGCTCAGAGAGAGATTTCTCTGTGGTTCAAGCATCACGAGTTGTTCTGCTGGGAAGAGTGCAGTGAGCACTGGATCTATGCTTGA